A part of Leifsonia xyli subsp. xyli str. CTCB07 genomic DNA contains:
- the prpB gene encoding methylisocitrate lyase — MLYSSVPTHEKRAAFRARLASGELMRMPGAFTPLSARLIERKGFEGVYLSGAVLSADLGLPDIGLTTLTEVAARSTQTARMTSLPALVDADTGFGEPMNVARMVQTLEDAGVSGLHIEDQVNPKRCGHLDGKQVVDEGVALKRIRAAVDARRDPNLLIMARTDIRAVEGLDVAIDRAKALVDAGADAIFPEALVGLSEFAAVSAAVDVPILANMTEFGKSELFTVDQLRDIGVNIVIWPVSLLRLAMGAAERGLDQLLTGGTLEPALGEMQHRAELYDLIDYEGYNAFDSSVFTFEVRR, encoded by the coding sequence ATGCTTTACTCCTCTGTGCCGACGCACGAGAAGCGCGCTGCCTTCCGCGCCCGCCTCGCTTCGGGCGAACTGATGAGGATGCCCGGGGCTTTCACCCCGCTCAGCGCCCGTCTCATCGAACGCAAGGGCTTCGAGGGCGTCTACCTCTCCGGAGCCGTCCTCTCCGCCGACTTGGGCCTCCCCGACATCGGTCTCACGACTCTCACCGAGGTTGCCGCCCGCTCCACCCAGACCGCCCGGATGACCAGCCTCCCGGCCCTCGTGGACGCCGACACCGGTTTCGGCGAGCCGATGAACGTCGCCCGCATGGTCCAGACCCTCGAAGACGCCGGTGTCTCCGGTCTTCACATCGAAGACCAGGTCAATCCCAAGCGCTGCGGCCACCTCGACGGCAAGCAGGTCGTCGACGAGGGCGTCGCCCTCAAGCGCATCCGCGCCGCCGTCGACGCCCGCCGCGACCCGAACCTGCTGATCATGGCCCGCACCGACATCCGCGCCGTCGAGGGGCTGGATGTCGCGATCGACCGCGCCAAGGCCCTGGTGGACGCTGGGGCCGACGCGATCTTCCCTGAGGCGCTGGTCGGCCTCTCCGAATTCGCGGCCGTCAGTGCGGCCGTCGATGTCCCGATCCTCGCCAACATGACCGAGTTCGGCAAGAGCGAGCTCTTCACCGTGGACCAGCTGCGCGACATCGGCGTGAACATCGTCATCTGGCCGGTCTCGCTCCTCCGCCTCGCGATGGGCGCCGCCGAGCGCGGCCTCGACCAGTTGCTCACCGGCGGCACCCTCGAGCCCGCGCTCGGGGAGATGCAGCATCGCGCCGAGCTGTACGACCTGATTGACTACGAGGGCTACAACGCGTTCGATTCCTCTGTTTTCACCTTCGAGGTGAGGCGCTGA
- the aspS gene encoding aspartate--tRNA(Asn) ligase — translation MTARSLIKDLADLPDGPVSVAGWVETVRDQKKVQFVVLRDESGAVQLVNPRTVNEDGTVAADEPALTVSGLSQGSFVRATGELKHDERVKLGGIEIKLSALDVETAAIPETPIAADSGIDKRMDWRFLDLREPKHNLIFRVQTTFENALRHYWVDNGFIEIHTPKLMASASESRAELFELPYFETTAYLAQSPQIFKQMAQAAGFGKVFEIGPAFRADPSFTSRHATEFTSVDTEISWIESHEDVMKVHEDLLVAGFTAVKEKHGAEIEALFGVEITVPTTPFPRIPLAEAKRIVAERGYEVPRHDDDMDPEGERQISAYVKETFGHEFVFLTDYAASIRPYYHMRHSEDRSITKSYDLIFNGVEISTGAQREHRVETIEQQAREKGLSVEELEDVLAFFRYGVPPHGGFGMGLARVLMLMLHLSNLRETTYLFRGPTRLTP, via the coding sequence GTGACCGCACGCAGTTTGATCAAAGACCTCGCCGACCTTCCCGACGGCCCCGTGAGCGTCGCCGGATGGGTCGAGACCGTCCGCGACCAGAAGAAGGTGCAGTTCGTCGTTCTGCGCGACGAGTCGGGCGCCGTCCAGCTGGTCAATCCGCGCACGGTGAACGAGGACGGGACCGTCGCCGCCGATGAACCAGCGCTCACGGTCTCGGGGCTCTCGCAGGGTTCATTCGTCCGGGCGACGGGCGAGCTCAAGCACGACGAACGGGTCAAGCTCGGCGGCATCGAGATCAAGCTGAGCGCTCTCGATGTGGAGACGGCGGCCATCCCGGAGACCCCCATCGCGGCGGACAGCGGCATCGACAAGCGCATGGATTGGCGCTTCCTCGACCTGCGCGAACCGAAGCACAACCTGATCTTCCGCGTGCAGACGACGTTCGAGAACGCGCTGCGGCACTACTGGGTGGACAACGGTTTCATCGAGATCCACACGCCGAAGCTCATGGCCTCGGCCTCCGAGTCGCGCGCCGAACTCTTCGAGCTGCCGTACTTCGAGACGACGGCGTACCTCGCGCAGAGCCCGCAGATCTTCAAGCAGATGGCGCAGGCGGCGGGCTTCGGCAAGGTGTTCGAGATCGGCCCCGCTTTCCGAGCCGATCCGAGCTTCACCAGCCGCCACGCGACGGAGTTCACCAGCGTGGACACCGAGATCAGCTGGATCGAAAGCCACGAGGACGTCATGAAAGTCCACGAGGACCTTCTCGTGGCCGGGTTCACCGCAGTCAAAGAGAAGCACGGCGCGGAAATCGAGGCGCTGTTCGGCGTGGAGATCACCGTGCCGACCACACCGTTCCCGCGCATCCCGCTGGCCGAAGCCAAACGGATCGTCGCCGAGCGCGGCTACGAAGTCCCCCGGCACGATGACGACATGGACCCGGAGGGCGAGCGGCAGATCTCGGCCTACGTCAAGGAGACGTTCGGGCACGAGTTCGTCTTCCTCACCGATTACGCGGCCAGCATCCGGCCTTACTATCACATGCGTCATTCTGAAGACCGGTCGATCACGAAGAGCTACGACCTGATCTTCAACGGTGTCGAGATCTCGACCGGTGCCCAGCGCGAGCACCGTGTGGAGACGATCGAGCAGCAGGCCCGCGAGAAGGGTCTCTCGGTTGAGGAGCTCGAAGACGTGCTCGCGTTCTTCCGCTACGGCGTCCCGCCGCACGGCGGCTTCGGGATGGGGCTCGCCCGCGTCCTGATGCTCATGCTGCACCTCTCGAACCTCCGCGAGACGACCTATCTCTTCCGCGGGCCGACGCGCCTGACCCCGTGA
- a CDS encoding histidine phosphatase family protein, translating to MVASQVHLVRHGEVFNPDGILYGRLSGFGLSKLGHRMAQAAADELVSRGRPVTAIRISPLQRTRESAAPIAAAFGRERAVDERLIEPANRFEGTVMRRALRKPVNWPYLVNPLRPSWGEPYTSIEKRMREAIEDAFDSVESGDVVLVSHQLPIWVAHLSVVGARFPHDPRNRRCSLSSVTTFEYTTVEAGDAEGLPGSANVGPGGRLVEVAYVEPAARLGSAATDVGAV from the coding sequence GTGGTAGCGAGCCAGGTCCACCTCGTCCGTCACGGCGAGGTGTTCAACCCCGACGGCATCCTGTATGGCAGGCTGTCGGGCTTCGGCCTCTCCAAACTCGGTCACCGTATGGCGCAGGCCGCCGCCGACGAGCTGGTCTCGCGCGGCCGTCCCGTCACCGCCATCCGGATCTCTCCCCTCCAGCGCACGCGCGAGTCCGCTGCGCCGATCGCCGCAGCGTTCGGCCGGGAGCGTGCGGTCGACGAGCGCCTCATCGAGCCAGCGAATCGCTTCGAAGGCACCGTGATGCGCCGCGCTCTGAGGAAGCCTGTGAATTGGCCGTACCTCGTCAACCCGCTCCGGCCCAGCTGGGGCGAGCCCTATACGAGCATCGAGAAGCGGATGCGCGAGGCCATCGAGGACGCGTTCGACTCGGTCGAATCGGGGGATGTCGTCCTCGTCAGTCACCAGCTGCCGATCTGGGTCGCCCATCTCTCCGTCGTCGGCGCGCGCTTCCCGCACGACCCGCGCAACCGCCGGTGTTCGCTGTCCAGCGTCACCACGTTCGAGTACACCACGGTGGAGGCTGGCGACGCCGAAGGCCTGCCGGGTTCCGCGAACGTCGGGCCGGGGGGCCGTCTCGTCGAGGTCGCCTACGTCGAGCCCGCCGCCCGCCTCGGTTCGGCCGCGACCGACGTGGGAGCCGTATGA
- a CDS encoding TlpA disulfide reductase family protein produces the protein MSPRPRLRRALPAVAVVAALLLAGCSSNDSLAAQYRSGSGQGYIAGDGSVSEYPSGKRGEPVRFQGKLADGAAVFSKDYAGRVLVVNFWYAGCPPCRLEATDLEALSQKHASDGVEFLGVNLYDTASTAASFEKDKGVTYPSVLDRDTGSVLLAFSKTVPPKATPTTLVIDKKGRVAARILGGLPDRSILDALISDAVAEN, from the coding sequence ATGAGCCCCCGCCCCCGCCTGAGGCGTGCTCTGCCCGCCGTCGCCGTCGTCGCAGCGCTTCTGCTCGCCGGGTGCTCATCGAACGACAGTCTCGCCGCGCAATACCGCTCCGGCAGCGGCCAGGGCTACATCGCCGGCGACGGCAGCGTGAGCGAGTACCCATCGGGCAAGCGCGGCGAGCCCGTCCGCTTTCAGGGCAAGCTGGCCGACGGCGCCGCCGTCTTCTCGAAGGACTACGCGGGCAGGGTGCTGGTCGTGAACTTCTGGTACGCGGGATGCCCGCCGTGCCGTCTGGAGGCTACCGACCTGGAGGCGCTCTCGCAGAAGCACGCCTCCGACGGCGTCGAGTTCCTCGGCGTCAACCTGTACGACACCGCCAGCACGGCCGCGAGCTTCGAAAAGGACAAGGGCGTCACCTACCCCTCTGTGCTCGACCGCGACACCGGTTCCGTCCTGCTCGCGTTCAGCAAGACCGTTCCGCCGAAGGCCACTCCGACGACGCTGGTCATCGACAAGAAGGGCCGTGTCGCCGCGCGCATCCTGGGCGGTCTCCCGGACCGCAGCATCCTGGACGCGCTGATCTCCGACGCCGTGGCCGAGAACTGA
- a CDS encoding cytochrome c biogenesis CcdA family protein, which translates to MNVGQIVFSGQLLIALPIAVLAGLVSFLSPCVFPLVPGYLAYVGGISDPGAQRDRGRVLLGVSLFVLGFAVVFVAYGSAFGALGQWLFRWQDFIVQFLGVLVILMGLVFIGQFSFLQRTIKPSWRPSTGLVGAPLLGIVFGLGWTPCIGPTLAAISALSVDAGSPWRGALLGLFYCVGLGIPFLLVALGFDWVAGSVSFLKRHIRVINAIGGALLVVIGVLMATGLWTALLSQSLAVITGFEPAL; encoded by the coding sequence ATGAACGTCGGCCAGATCGTCTTCAGCGGCCAGCTCCTCATCGCGCTGCCCATCGCCGTCCTCGCCGGGCTGGTGTCGTTCCTCTCTCCGTGCGTCTTTCCGCTCGTGCCGGGCTACCTCGCGTACGTCGGCGGGATCAGCGACCCTGGCGCTCAGCGCGACCGCGGCCGTGTGCTCCTCGGCGTCTCACTCTTCGTCCTCGGCTTCGCCGTGGTCTTCGTCGCGTACGGCTCCGCGTTCGGCGCCCTCGGCCAGTGGCTGTTTCGCTGGCAGGATTTCATCGTCCAGTTCCTGGGAGTTCTCGTCATCCTCATGGGCCTGGTCTTTATCGGCCAGTTCTCTTTTCTGCAGCGCACGATCAAGCCGTCCTGGCGTCCGTCCACCGGTCTCGTGGGCGCTCCGCTTCTCGGCATCGTGTTCGGCCTCGGCTGGACGCCGTGCATCGGACCGACCCTCGCCGCGATCAGCGCTCTCAGCGTGGATGCTGGATCGCCCTGGCGCGGTGCCCTGCTTGGGCTCTTCTACTGCGTCGGGCTCGGCATCCCGTTCCTGCTGGTGGCGCTCGGGTTCGACTGGGTCGCGGGCTCTGTCTCGTTCCTCAAACGGCACATCCGTGTCATCAACGCCATCGGGGGCGCCCTGCTGGTGGTCATCGGCGTCCTGATGGCCACCGGGCTCTGGACAGCCCTCCTGTCGCAGTCCTTGGCGGTGATCACTGGTTTTGAGCCGGCCCTCTGA
- a CDS encoding cytochrome c biogenesis protein ResB, with the protein MSRPSDHIDGAPPREYPDVVQPRLGLTGWLRWAWRQLTSMRTALFLLLLLAIAAVPGSLFPQRGADPNGVTRYFSENPQLAPVLDKLQLFDVYTSFWFSAIYLLLFASLIGCIVPRTGHHLDAMRAKPPRTPVRLSRMAGFQVRMLPAGLRTGGPDPIGSAREILRRSVYRVALFQDATSTSVSAERGYLRESGNLVFHIALVGVLVAVGIGGGFGYTGQKVVVEGQSFVNSLPSYNSFNPGRFFSDSSLQPFSIRVDKLDVAYETQNEHAKGIPLDYTATVTTTGPGEATGISRIKVNKPLAIGGTNVYLLGNGYAPTITVRDPEGKVVFTDSVPFLAQDPRLTSLGWVKVPDGLRQQVGMIGFFYPTVGESGTAGALTSTFPGLDDPVLSLNVYVGDLGVDSGVPQSVYSLNTDRLDQLTGPPTKTKALELRPGQKVELPNGLGTISLDGVKRYASLEVHHDPAQVWVLVFAVLILAGLLTSLFVPRRRIWVKAVENGDGSLMLEYAGLARGEDPNLLATISAVADEHAAILSRPSTK; encoded by the coding sequence TTGAGCCGGCCCTCTGATCACATCGACGGTGCGCCGCCGCGCGAGTACCCCGACGTCGTCCAGCCGCGGCTGGGACTGACCGGGTGGCTGCGCTGGGCGTGGCGTCAGCTGACGAGCATGCGCACCGCGCTGTTCCTGCTGCTGCTCCTGGCGATCGCCGCCGTCCCCGGCTCCCTGTTCCCGCAGCGGGGAGCCGACCCCAACGGCGTCACCAGGTACTTCAGCGAGAACCCGCAGCTGGCGCCGGTTCTCGATAAGCTCCAGCTTTTCGATGTCTACACGTCATTCTGGTTCTCGGCCATCTACCTGCTGCTGTTCGCTTCACTCATCGGCTGCATCGTCCCGCGCACCGGGCATCATCTCGACGCGATGCGTGCGAAGCCGCCGAGGACACCGGTCCGGCTCAGCCGCATGGCGGGCTTCCAGGTGCGGATGCTCCCGGCCGGGCTCCGCACCGGCGGGCCGGACCCGATCGGCTCCGCGCGCGAGATCCTCCGCCGTTCCGTCTACCGCGTCGCCCTCTTTCAGGACGCGACTTCCACATCGGTCTCGGCCGAGCGCGGGTATCTCCGCGAGAGCGGGAACCTTGTGTTCCACATCGCCCTCGTCGGCGTTCTGGTCGCTGTCGGCATCGGTGGCGGCTTCGGCTACACCGGGCAGAAAGTGGTGGTCGAGGGCCAGAGCTTCGTCAACAGCCTGCCCTCCTACAACTCGTTCAACCCCGGGCGCTTCTTCTCCGACTCTTCGCTTCAGCCGTTCTCGATCCGGGTCGACAAACTCGATGTCGCTTACGAGACGCAGAACGAGCACGCCAAAGGCATCCCGCTCGACTACACGGCCACCGTCACGACCACGGGGCCGGGTGAGGCGACCGGCATCTCCCGCATCAAGGTCAACAAGCCGCTCGCGATCGGCGGCACGAACGTCTACCTGCTCGGGAACGGCTACGCCCCGACGATCACCGTCCGAGACCCGGAGGGCAAGGTGGTGTTCACCGATTCGGTGCCGTTCCTGGCTCAGGACCCGCGCCTCACCTCACTCGGCTGGGTCAAAGTCCCCGACGGTCTGAGGCAGCAGGTCGGGATGATCGGCTTCTTCTACCCGACCGTCGGCGAGAGCGGCACGGCCGGCGCCCTCACCTCCACTTTCCCCGGTCTGGATGATCCCGTGCTCAGCCTCAACGTGTATGTCGGGGACCTCGGCGTCGACAGCGGCGTCCCGCAATCGGTCTATTCGCTGAACACCGACAGGCTGGACCAGCTCACGGGTCCGCCCACGAAGACGAAGGCCCTCGAACTCCGTCCCGGCCAGAAGGTCGAGCTACCGAACGGGCTCGGCACCATCTCGCTCGATGGCGTCAAGCGCTACGCCTCGCTCGAGGTCCACCACGATCCCGCACAGGTCTGGGTGCTCGTGTTCGCCGTCCTCATCCTGGCCGGACTGCTGACATCGCTGTTCGTCCCGCGACGCCGCATCTGGGTGAAGGCGGTCGAGAATGGTGACGGCTCCCTGATGCTGGAGTACGCTGGCCTCGCCCGGGGAGAGGACCCGAATCTCCTCGCCACGATCTCCGCTGTCGCCGATGAGCACGCGGCGATATTGTCCCGACCCTCGACGAAATAG
- the ccsB gene encoding c-type cytochrome biogenesis protein CcsB produces the protein MTETLSQLSTVYIYVAMGFYGAAFIAFALDLARRSAQATAVAAAVVPSAVARRADVSAPVAAGVTTIAPASAPGSGIPVIGGADAQPPSSALGRLSSRISSRVEQDVLYGSASSVSLKWAFGLTIAGWVAHFVATLLRGIAAARVPWANMWEFSMTGTLVIIGVFLVATLKWDIKYLGTFILGLVLVLQGIALLNYFVPVVPLQPALKSYWLVIHIIVAVLGTAFFALGFALSALQLLQYRRERQLEESRPPQFAFLATLPTSAALENLAYRVNIVGFIAWTFTLIAGAIWAEKAWGRYWGWDTKEVWTFIIWVIYAGYIHARATRGWRGSRSAWLAIVGFVAVLFNFGIVNVFFHGLHAYSGL, from the coding sequence GTGACCGAAACCCTGTCTCAGCTCTCCACGGTCTACATCTATGTGGCGATGGGGTTCTACGGCGCCGCGTTCATCGCGTTCGCGCTCGACCTGGCTCGCCGCAGCGCCCAGGCGACTGCGGTCGCCGCGGCCGTCGTCCCGAGTGCGGTCGCCCGCCGGGCCGATGTCTCCGCCCCCGTCGCCGCCGGCGTGACCACGATCGCCCCAGCGAGCGCGCCCGGCTCTGGAATTCCCGTCATCGGTGGCGCTGACGCTCAGCCCCCGTCCTCCGCGCTCGGACGCCTCTCCTCCCGGATCAGCTCGCGCGTCGAGCAGGATGTGCTCTACGGCTCGGCGTCGTCGGTCTCCCTCAAGTGGGCCTTCGGACTGACCATCGCCGGCTGGGTCGCTCACTTCGTTGCGACCCTCCTCCGCGGCATCGCTGCCGCGCGGGTCCCGTGGGCGAACATGTGGGAGTTCTCGATGACCGGGACCCTGGTCATCATCGGCGTCTTCCTCGTCGCCACCCTGAAGTGGGACATCAAGTACCTCGGCACGTTCATTCTCGGCCTCGTTCTGGTGCTCCAGGGCATCGCGCTGCTGAACTACTTCGTCCCGGTGGTGCCGCTCCAGCCCGCGCTCAAGTCGTACTGGCTGGTTATCCACATCATTGTGGCCGTTTTGGGAACGGCGTTCTTCGCGCTGGGCTTCGCGCTCTCGGCTCTGCAATTGCTTCAGTATCGGCGCGAGCGCCAGCTCGAGGAGTCGCGTCCCCCGCAGTTCGCCTTCCTCGCCACGCTGCCCACCTCGGCCGCGCTCGAGAACCTGGCCTACCGGGTCAACATCGTCGGCTTCATCGCCTGGACCTTCACTCTCATCGCGGGAGCGATCTGGGCCGAGAAAGCGTGGGGGCGCTACTGGGGGTGGGACACCAAGGAAGTCTGGACGTTCATCATCTGGGTGATCTACGCCGGCTACATCCACGCGCGCGCCACCCGCGGGTGGCGGGGGTCCCGTTCCGCTTGGCTTGCGATCGTCGGCTTCGTCGCGGTCCTGTTCAACTTCGGAATTGTGAATGTCTTCTTCCACGGGTTGCACGCTTACTCCGGTCTCTGA